One stretch of Acropora muricata isolate sample 2 chromosome 12, ASM3666990v1, whole genome shotgun sequence DNA includes these proteins:
- the LOC136894123 gene encoding uncharacterized protein — MAHESTKNTKYKVDISNSFINTLVIGDGNIIRNILPSQQKVGTSAARIAANQNGESRGKKRQKQSKIRFPQRKFGRESRTVVKEDNECVNVNLPVPPNSSDAVEKGIFTILNLLHPLRDSGKWQEFNNVAENLRLKNQENLTFNILITLEQSVVESYHNKIEKAEEMVKAALQILEKSKGQAIDATSYLYLITMAHIHLTGFYRRQNKHGKAEEAINIGYQNSTGLTSHFLKALVFYEKASNSTKYISSIPNGPARNEHFASAKDLMKQCITVSTDLDNNGGIYIRKHHFCFLKLALMALNCRTQAARHQIPSAECIEDATNCLKEVDEKYAAQISEGQQIQFLIAKADLSFRQQNYQVAQGNYKQALALAEKCGFKLEISGIEDRLADIATLIDKKESMDLEIHLSEEGHPDSLSSSTSPSKKNSPYSTSSEMDIE, encoded by the coding sequence ATGGCCCACGAAAGTACAAAGAACACCAAGTACAAAGTCGATATCTCTAACTCCTTCATTAATACATTGGTTATAGGAGATGGAAACATTATTAGGAACATTTTACCCTCACAGCAGAAGGTTGGAACTTCAGCTGCTCGGATTGCTGCAAACCAAAATGGCGAATCACGAGGGAAAAAACGACAAAAGCAATCCAAAATCAGATTTCCGCAGCGCAAATTTGGACGAGAATCCAGAACGGTTGTGAAAGAAGATAACGAATGTGTCAATGTTAATCTGCCCGTCCCTCCAAACAGTTCAGACGCCGTCGAAAAAGGAATATTTACGATTCTGAATTTGTTGCACCCTCTTCGAGACAGCGGCAAATGGCAAGAGTTCAACAACGTCGCTGAAAATCTTCGTctgaaaaaccaagaaaacttGACGTTTAATATCTTAATTACTTTAGAACAGAGCGTGGTGGAAAGCTATCATAATAAAATCGAAAAGGCCGAAGAAATGGTTAAGGCAGCATTACAAATTCTTGAGAAATCGAAAGGGCAAGCGATAGATGCGACAAGTTACCTATACCTTATAACTATGGCACACATTCATTTAACAGGGTTTTATCGGCGCCAAAACAAACATGGAAAGGCGGAAGAAGCCATTAACATTGGGTATCAGAACTCCACCGGCTTAACCTCGCATTTTCTAAAAGCGCTGGTTTTCTATGAAAAGGCCAGCAACTCGACAAAGTATATTTCATCTATTCCAAATGGACCGGCTCGGAATGAACATTTCGCTAGTGCTAAAGACTTGATGAAACAGTGCATCACTGTCAGCACCGATCTTGATAACAATGGCGGCATTTACATTAGAAAacaccatttttgttttctaaaacTCGCTTTAATGGCTCTAAACTGTCGCACACAGGCAGCCCGTCATCAAATTCCCAGCGCAGAATGCATTGAGGACGCTACCAACTGTTTGAAGGAAGTCGACGAAAAGTATGCTGCTCAAATTAGTGAAGGGCAGCAAATACAGTTTTTGATTGCCAAGGCTGATCTCAGTTTCAGACAGCAAAACTACCAAGTTGCTCAAGGTAACTACAAGCAGGCTTTGGCACTGGCGGAGAAGTGTGGATTTAAATTGGAAATCAGTGGAATCGAAGACAGATTAGCAGACATCGCAACGCTAATAGATAAAAAAGAAAGTATGGATTTGGAGATTCACTTGTCTGAGGAAGGTCATCCAGATTCATTATCGTCCAGCACATCACCGTCGAAAAAGAACTCGCCGTATTCCACAAGCTCTGAGATGGATATTGAGTAA
- the LOC136892481 gene encoding myosin-2 essential light chain-like: MSSLSDDQISEHKEAFMLFDRRGDGKIESAQLGEVLRSLGLNPTQADVKKALNEVDPKGNKRISFEEFLPIFLSIGQKKPINSSNEGFVDGLRVFDREGNGQISAAELRHVLTGLGERMTDEEVDLLVSGLEDQQGQINYEEFVKMVMSG; the protein is encoded by the exons ATG TCTAGTTTATCGGATGATCAGATTTCGG AACACAAAGAAGCTTTTATGCTCTTTGATCGGAGGGGAGATGGAAAAATTGAATCAGCACAGCTTGGAGAAGTCCTCCGTTCCCTTGGACTTAACCCTACACAAGCTGACGTGAAAAAGGCGTTGAACGAAGTGGACCCGAAAG GTAATAAACGTATCTCTTTTGAAGAATTTTTGCCAATCTTCCTCTCCATTGGCCAAAAAAAGCCAATCAACAGCTCCAATGAAGGATTTGTTGATGGTCTTCGTGTGTTTGATAGAGAGGGCAATGGGCAGATATCAGCTGCAGAGCTACGGCATGTACTCACGGGGCTAG GAGAAAGGATGACAGATGAAGAAGTTGACCTGCTTGTGAGTGGCCTGGAGGACCAGCAAGGACAGATTAATTATGAAG AATTTGTGAAGATGGTTATGTCTGGATAA
- the LOC136892076 gene encoding myosin-2 essential light chain-like: MSKPTQEEIDEYRDAFSLFDTEGDGKIDVEQIGSVLRSLNLNPADEDILKIEKDVGDRRVSFEEFLSIFLEEKKNAKKVSVEEFIDTLSAFDKDNAGKVSSGELRHVLTLLGNKLKDHQVDELLSDVGEQSGFVNTADFVNMVLSN, translated from the exons ATGTCCAAGCCGACGCAAGAGGAAATAGATG AGTATAGAGACGCTTTCAGTCTCTTTGACACTGAAGGTGACGGGAAAATTGATGTCGAGCAGATTGGAAGCGTTCTTCGTTCATTGAACCTAAATCCTGCTGACGAAGATATCCTTAAGATAGAAAAAGACGTGG GTGATCGACGTGTGTCATTTGAGGAGTTCTTGTCAATTTTCCTGGAGGAGAAAAAGAATGCTAAGAAAGTGTCGGTTGAAGAGTTCATAGACACACTGAGCGCCTTTGACAAAGATAACGCTGGCAAAGTGTCATCCGGGGAATTACGTCACGTCCTAACTTTGCTAG GTAACAAGCTCAAAGATCACCAGGTTGACGAGTTATTGAGTGATGTTGGGGAACAATCTGGATTTGTAAACACTGCAG ATTTTGTCAACATGGTTCTGTCCAACTAG
- the LOC136892075 gene encoding checkpoint protein HUS1-like produces MRFRAKIVDINCIQHLTRVLGTISRMAKRCALRLTPTKLYFILTDNAAVGGVSIWCELTQSNFFEEYRIEGKDETNNIYLELMPDNLTRAMKSASSAQAVKIKLTKKHTPCLTFEITLPSLTSHTRSVVHDVPVGVIPQQNWEEFEEPAMPDFDVSIYMPPMKVVKNVTERLKNLSNFLVLSANNNGYMTLRIDTDSATVTTHFKHLDTPTWEGDSSQNDHNRDLDRMAEARVDVKKLATFLHGQQVNPSRVICNIVHGKAVQFLLLHEDLSLQYVIPAVSL; encoded by the exons ATGCGATTTAGAGCAAAAATTGTGGATATAAACTGCATTCAGCATTTAACTC GAGTTCTAGGAACCATTTCTCGAATGGCAAAGAGGTGTGCTTTGCGGCTGACACCAACAAAGCTTTACTTTATTCTCACTGACAATGCTGCTGTGGGTGGAGTGTCAATTTGGTGTGAATTAACACAG agcAATTTCTTTGAGGAGTATCGCATTGAAGGAAAGGATGAAACAAATAATATCTATCTTGAGTTGATGCCAGATAACTTGACAAGAGCAATGAAATCAGCATCTAGCGCTCAAGCTGTCAAAATTAAACTTACAAAGAAGCACACGCCATGCTTGACGTTTGAAATCACACTG CCATCTCTTACTAGTCACACAAGGAGTGTTGTACATGATGTGCCTGTTGGGGTGATTCCTCAGCAAAACTGGGAAGAGTTTGAGGAACCAGCAATGCCTGATTTTGAC GTCAGCATTTATATGCCGCCCATGAAGGTGGTGAAAAACGTCACTGAACGACTGAAGAATCTCAGTAACTTTTTG GTTCTCTCAGCCAATAATAACGGCTACATGACTCTGAGAATCGACACAGACTCCGCCACGGTCACAACTCACTTCAAGCACCTGGACACACCGACATGGG AAGGCGATTCATCTCAAAATGATCACAATCGTGACCTGGACAGGATGGCAGAAGCCAGAGTGGATGTCAAGAAACTTGCTACTTTCCTTCATGGTCAACAAGTCAACCCAAGCAGAGTGATCTGCA ACATCGTGCATGGGAAAGCAGTGCAGTTTTTGTTGCTTCATGAAGATCTCTCCCTTCAGTACGTTATTCCAGCTGTTTCTCTGTGA
- the LOC136893081 gene encoding uncharacterized protein, which translates to MSENGTWHNEIHHKLTDLVGCFDRREQELAQLSQKLANDREAFEREMKSKRQEHDKIVEEQYKDLEETRLKVENEKKRMHEVQEFQSSPVHLNVGGHRFTTSLQTLRRDQESMLATMFSGRHKLLKEPDGCYFVDRDGTHFRHILNYLRDGFHAEMFPQDELSLRQIINEAQYYQLNGLVSGIETVLDPPPPAPDFTQNEINDMLATLTRQTTSTLNPPPGLDLGTGRHKIADFVFHNMTKTNLDFHGKNLSGLSFAHTTFAHNVSFVDTCLVNTSFYGCEFASHVVVDFTDADLSGADFRQCRCIQGGPNAFNGLGGGPVGAGGGFMFGSSCSSFAHLIKTGHVKFTGAKHIGTKFEQHIREIINF; encoded by the coding sequence ATGTCTGAAAATGGGACCTGGCACAATGAAATTCACCATAAGTTAACCGATCTTGTGGGCTGCTTTGACAGGCGAGAGCAAGAATTAGCTCAGTTGAGCCAAAAGCTAGCAAATGATCGGGAGGCATTTGAGCGAGAAATGAAAAGTAAACGACAGGAGCACGACAAGATTGTTGAAGAACAATACAAAGACCTTGAGGAGACCAGGCTCAAGgtagaaaacgagaagaaacgAATGCACGAAGTTCAAGAGTTTCAGTCTTCGCCAGTTCATCTGAATGTTGGGGGCCATCGCTTCACCACTTCTCTTCAAACTCTGAGGCGAGATCAGGAATCCATGCTAGCTACCATGTTTTCTGGTAGACATAAGCTATTAAAAGAACCTGATGGATGTTATTTTGTGGATAGGGATGGAACACATTTTCGTCATATTTTAAACTATCTTCGTGATGGCTTCCACGCGGAAATGTTTCCTCAGGATGAATTGTCCTTGAGGCAAATAATCAATGAAGCACAGTATTATCAGCTGAATGGCCTGGTATCTGGTATTGAAACAGTCTTGGACCCCCCGCCTCCTGCACCAGACTTTACACAGAATGAAATCAATGACATGCTTGCAACTTTGACAAGACAGACAACAAGCACTCTTAACCCTCCCCCTGGTTTAGATCTTGGAACTGGAAGACATAAAATAGCAGATTTTGTTTTCCACAATATGACCAAGACTAATCTGGATTTCCATGGGAAAAATCTCTCTGGTTTGTCATTTGCCCACACAACCTTTGCTCACAATGTTTCCTTTGTAGACACATGTTTAGTCAACACGTCCTTCTATGGTTGCGAGTTTGccagtcatgttgtggtggatTTCACAGATGCTGATCTCTCTGGTGCAGACTTTCGGCAATGTCGCTGCATCCAGGGTGGTCCCAATGCATTTAATGGTTTGGGTGGGGGTCCTGTGGGCGCTGGAGGTGGATTCATGTTTGGTTCAAGTTGCTCAAGCTTTGCACATTTGATCAAGACGGGACATGTAAAATTCACCGGTGCAAAACACATTGGTACTAAGTTTGAGCAACACATCCgtgaaataattaatttctga